A segment of the Stigmatopora nigra isolate UIUO_SnigA chromosome 15, RoL_Snig_1.1, whole genome shotgun sequence genome:
gtagtcgtacctctacttacaaaataaattggttccagaactttttctgtaaattgaacatttcgtaagtacaGTACTTGTTACCATCAATCTCCTGGACTTGTTGTTGCAAACTATGTGCCATAGGGAATATCTCCTGCAGATTTCTTGAAGGAATACCACGTTCTTCATCCTCATTCACGTCATTGTTCGCTGCCTCTTCTCACTCCCCGATGGGACCATTTCGACAAGGTCCTCATCAGTTGGTGGGTTCTGAGCGGCATTTAATGTTAACGTTCTCTCGTCATTCCAGATTCAAGGCCTGATTTACGGCGTaaatctcatttatttattcctagTGATTACCACTCGCTTGGTGTTCTTGGAAAAGGATATTGTTGTTGTATTCCGAATGTTCACTTATTCTTTCTTCATATGACGTACGATAGATTTACGATCCAAAAGAAGCAAAGCCCTTACTTCCACTATTATTTATCCCATcttccgcttgtgagtttcagcatgaattttgactttttgatgAACTTCtttttatacttaatataaaaaaagcccaGTCTACTGAAACCACAAAGTAGTGAAAGTGTTGAAGGTAATACGTTTGTATTTCCAAGTGCATTTCAGGACACTTTAGTCGCGTTTATAAAGAGTTGCAAAAGAAAGCGCCGACAAAAGCAAATTACAGTTTCAGGAAGCAGTTATAACACAGACTGAATTGAGGATCAGGATGGATCATAAATGACAAAGAGATGTTTTGAATCTGGATTTGAAAAGTTAAATAGTAATAGGGCGAAGACAATGGGctagcaggggtgggcaaaccggtcggCCCTCAAGAGCCATTGTGGggggcaggtttttgttccaaccgatccagcaaagAGACTTTAACCAATGATATTTCTGCATAAAAAAGAGAAGCACCTGAATGCAATtgactgattgcacttgtaggacaccagattggtgaaaaggtgtcctctttatgggttggaatgaaaaccagcacccactgcaaccctttgtggaatagtttgaccACCCCTGGGCTGGAGAATTTCCGAGTTTGGGGGGCAGAGTGACCACATGCTCTGGAAGCATGGCTATCAGCGCttccattcaaattggattggacgtccatccaTCACAGTCGTTGGCTGTGAAACATCATCACTCAATGCTAACACACCTAAGATTGAAAGGGTTAATTCTAACAGATGACAGACAGGGATCGAAAACTCGTAAAATTCCACTGATCAAACACTTAAGGGGCacttttgatattttaaaataaccaCAGACTCAATCGTGTGTTCTCAATCAAAAACAGGTCAAACATGTGCGCCTCAAACAATGTCACGTTACCTTCTTTAGTTTGTGCGTTGGTAATTTGCAAGTCGCAGTCGCCGGCTCTGAGCTTCTCCCTGCCCATGATCTTCTCCTTCAGGTCCGTCAGCGTGACTTGCGGCCCATCAAACACAACCGTAGCATAGCTGAGCTTGGAGGAAAATTTATAATGTATGTGAGTCATTTTAAAGCTATGCACTCGTTTCAAGCTTACAGACAGGAAACTACACCCCCTCGTTCCTGTAATTTAGCTTAGCAGGCGCTAGCTGCCTGAAGCCTCACTTTGCTAGCTAACAAGTGTCTGGCAAAGTAGCTATTAAGGCATGTCATCTCTAAACCCCAAGTAAAAGCGCAGCAGCGTGTTGAACCGATGCTGAACCAGTCCCTTTCAGGTCCGAAACGTGCTTTGATCGTTTGAAATTTGTCTTTCGAGATGAGTTGTCCCCTGACTGAAACTACCAGCTGTTTGACAAGCGAAAGCTCGTCAGTAAAGAGCCGCTTCATGCTGCGTTCAAGTTATACCGAACACGTAGTATTTACAAAGAACGTGCTTCTCTAATAAAGGTACTCATTAAAGGCGTGGTTGAAATCGTACTCTctaatatttaaaatacaatattaaacCATATTGCAGTCAAAAACGTTAAAAATTGGAATTCGAGAATGCTTTTGGTGGGTGTGAGAGTCAGTAACAGTAAATGCACagcacttgtttaaaaaaaaacatttcaaatgatgATTTTGAATAGAAATACTGATGTGTTATCCACATCGTACGGTTGCATTACGATGCAAGAGTGCTTGGCCAACCCGTCCTACTGAAGTAAGGGGATATTCGTATTTTCATGAACACACCACAACAATGCAAGAGCACCTGTTTGTGCCGTATACAAGTGACGAGGAAAtgacaatgttttatttaaaatgttggtAATTGATACATTTGTTCTTTGATTAATgagatttatttataaaaacattttaagagaAACGTGGTAGTATCAAAAAAGTGGcaaatcaaataaacattattataaaaaataattccaagaaattaaacaatataagaataataataacaacaacaataatattaggcataataataataataataattataataacgaGTAATATACTATAAATGTCAATAGCACAGTTCAATGCTAAAATGAAAATTTTCCTCACTTATTTGTCCGCATTTCATCTTGGCCTCTGGAGGGAGACAAAACACTACTTTTTGTGTGTCCATATGGGTTGTTCTGCACTGCAGTGACTGAGAGATGAGGGGCATTTTTAGGCCCAGTGCCAAGAAAACACATTGCTCCAATGCGTATGAAAGCTGTTTGaactattaaacatttaaattctCACAATGATAATCACAATTTTAACTTTCATATTGAGATGAAATGGTTTTAACACTTTCACGCACagattattcattaattttctgtattgcttatcctcacaagtgttgcaggggtgctgtagcctatcccagcataCAATGGGCAGCAGGGGGCAACACCTGGAATTGGTTGCCAGGAAATTGGAGGGCACAAGGAAAGAAACAACTATTCACGGTTATACCCATGGGAAATTTAGtgttatgtttttgggatgttggaggaGACCGGAGCACCCGGAAAAAACTCACACAGGCCTGGAAAGAACATGGAGATTCCATAGAGGAAGGCCGAAACCGACTGGGCAGCCCACATTATCAGCTCGCGATGGTCAATCTCACGCTAGAAACATCCAGACAGACAACAATTTACGCACACTCACATCTAAGggtaatttaaagtgttcaccTGTCtttcatgcttgtttttgggatgtagaaaTAAAAAAGTAGTACCTGCAAAAAACTTCACTCAGGCagatgcaaacgccacacaagaattattcattcattttctgtacatcTTAgcccaagggtgtcaaactcgggttagaatcaactcgatttcatgcgggccggaccattttagatataataagtagatattttaaaatatcacatgaaaagaaatggataaaaatccctaaatattcaatttttatagacctaaaacaatatttgtttGAGCTTTTTCCTGTTTTCTGTACCTTAGCCTATCCTACCCAATTATTGGGAGCaaatggttgccagccaattgaaaAGCACAAGCGacgaccattcatgctcacacttataccgatgggcaatttagagtgttcaatcagccgaccatgcatatttttgtaatatgggaggaaaccggagtacccggaggaaacccacgcaggccaggggagaacCTACAAACTCAACACAGTAAGGTACAACCTGAAATCATAGCCTCgatcccaaaactgtgaggtttACGCCCTAACCACTCGACCACCAGGCCGCCATACTATATCACATTATCTTTAAtcttaatctttgagacaaggcaattactttttttgtcatgaaataTGTGTACTGGGCTTCACTTTTGGCTTCGGTCTGCCTTGATAGTCCTGATATTGGTTATTATGATCTGGGGCTGCTTTGCTGCGGGAAAATGACATCTTGAATCTGCATTGCTTCATTCAAACTAAATGTCTAGTTCttacaacaacaaatgagaacatgattttgaaataaatggtgTGTACACATGCTTAATGATCTATCAAGCATTCTCTTCACAGTGGAAGCGACCATATTACCACCAAACCTGACAACAATAGGTTAATAAGGAGTGATCGTTTGGATTCAGTTGGAAACAGATGTATGAAGATCAGTtggagtagagagagagaccaaGAGAGAGGTTAGAGGAAGCGTTTTGCATAAAattctctctttctgtgttGTTCTCTCCTGCCTTTGCCGCTCCGAGGAGGGATTTGCCCCTATCTTGGCTGGCGTAGCACATCATTGTGAAAGCAGTGGGAGAGATGCAGCAGGAGAAAACAGTGGGAGGATGGAGAGATACAGCAGGAGAACGAGGAAGAGAGGATGAAGGGGAAGCAGTTGCTGCCTTTAAACTCGTTCCTCCTATCAACATATACGATACACGACATGACTCAGCCATCAAAAGAGCACATCTTCATGTGCATGCATGAATCAAGGACCGCATGGGAAACATCACTTTTACTCTAGAAAACCATAGACAAATTGAATATATAGTAAACGTATCACGATGTAGTAAAATGTGAAtacgattatttatttattcatacattttctgcaaGTAATCCTTAatcttatcttcacaagggtcgcggggggtactagagcctatcccagctgatttgggCCGgaaattgttggccagccaatcgcagggtacaaggagacgggcAACTATTCATGCTCATACTTATACCTAGTGTTAAAACATAAGTAAATATTAGCAATtgctattgttttaaaaaatatatatattttaatcattattcTACTTTTCTATTGTAATCACTATTCTATTTTTCTATTGTAATcactattatatttttatattgtaatcactattctatttttgtattatcCTTATCtaattatctcatctcattttctgaactgctttatcctcatttgggtcatgggggtgctggagccaatcacagctgtttcctggccagaggcaggggacaccctgaatcagcggacagccaatcggagggcagaagtagacaaaggacaactatgcacactcatactcatatctagtgtccattcagcctaccctgcatgtttttgggatgtgggaggaaaccggagtaaccagaaaaaacccacgtaggcctggggagaacatgcaaactccacacaggtggaatgacctagatttgaacccaggaccccagagctctgaggctgacacgctaaccacgcaaaatccacacagtgacaacccacctgaaatcaaaccctcaaacccagaactgtgaggccgacacgcaaCTATTCGGAATGACGTTATATTCAAGTGAGTAtgaactattcattcattttttcaaccacttatcttcacaagggccttgaagggtgctggagcctatcccagctaactgcaggcaccctgaatcagtggctagACAATCACTGGGCACatgaagatggacaaccattcacattcacacccatactcaggtgtttttgggatgtagaaggaaactggagtacccagacaaacccacacaagcctggggagtacaagtaaactccacacagtgaagacccacctgggatcaaacctttGTCCCCAAAACTATGAGGCTGACGGTACCAGGTATCCAAAAATGGAATTGGTGTAACACCACTGTTAAAACTGTACTGAGTAACTGCTGTCTTCTATTGAGAGAACAAAACATCTGATGTGGGTTTCTTGGGGACACATGCTGGGAAACGCTCAGTGTGTTTTATGGGCTATTTGCATAAAGGCAATTTTCTCTTATTGGGCCAATGGAGCTTAAGAAAGCAATTACTACAGTGCCATACTGCTCAATGGGAGGTTTTCAAACAGAAATGTTCGAGAAAAGGTTTAGAGgatcacattcattcattcattttgtgaaccgcttatcatcacaagagccgcaaagggtgctggagcctatcccagctaactacggttACCCTGgttcggtggccagccaatcgcagggcacaaggggatggatactcatacctaggagcaatttaaagtATTCAACCATCTTAACccgcatgtttttgtgatgtgggaggaaaccggagtacctagagaaaacccacacaagcccggggacaaCATGCAGACTCTACAcggtgaggaccgacctgggatatTGAACtcacgaccccagaactatgaAGCCAACCACTCACGGAACGACTCAAGAATTACAgagaattgaaaataaataaattgagaaaatgaaggaatatcTGAGCAACAGGGTCTCTGAGAAATACTCAGAGTTGATGGACCCAATCTCATGTTTAAAGAAAGTCAAAGGTAACAAAAAGCAGAGTGACGCACAGCCTCTTCCATAATCCTGTCATCCACGATAATCTCTATGACGATGACACAGA
Coding sequences within it:
- the LOC144208686 gene encoding E3 ubiquitin-protein ligase RBBP6-like isoform X3 yields the protein MTHIHYKFSSKLSYATVVFDGPQVTLTDLKEKIMGREKLRAGDCDLQITNAQTKEEYTDEEGVIPKGSSVIVRRVPNIRGSVKKNQNVERHYFASGAIKA